A stretch of Procambarus clarkii isolate CNS0578487 chromosome 80, FALCON_Pclarkii_2.0, whole genome shotgun sequence DNA encodes these proteins:
- the LOC123746170 gene encoding cuticle protein AM1199-like, producing the protein MFSKLVLCVVVAMAAAAPQGYGPPPPSYGAPSGPVVSIVKDERQGPDAYGNYNFNFETGDGISRQEQGAPQGPAGAVAPQGGWSFKFPEGTPGVFKFVADGAGYRVESPLLPTPPPLPAHAIAQIEKARQEDAAGNRYAAPSAPAPQYSAPRPAAPSTSYKQP; encoded by the exons ATGTTCTCG AAGTTGGTGTTGTGTGTCGTAGTGGCGATGGCGGCCGCGGCGCCCCAGGGGTACGGGCCACCTCCACCATCCTACGGCGCCCCATCAGGTCCTGTCGTGTCCATCGTGAAGGACGAGCGTCAGGGACCTGATGCGTACGGCAACTACAACTTCAACTTCGAGACTGGTGACGGCATCAGTCGTCAGGAGCAGGGCGCCCCTCAGGGCCCAGCTGGCGCCGTGGCACCTCAGGGAGGATGGTC GTTCAAATTCCCTGAGGGCACCCCGGGGGTCTTTAAGTTCGTAGCTGACGGTGCAGGCTACCGCGTGGAGTCCCCCCTGCTGCCCACGCCCCCTCCTCTCCCCGCCCACGCCATCGCCCAGATCGAGAAGGCTCGTCAGGAGGACGCCGCCGGTAACCGGTACGCTGCGCCCTCAGCCCCGGCACCCCAGTACTCAGCGCCCCGCCCCGCCGCCCCCAGCACCAGCTACAAACAGCCCTGA
- the LOC138349471 gene encoding cuticle protein AM1199-like, whose product MYTKLVLCVVVAVAAAAPQGYGPPPPSYGAPSGPVVPILRDDRQGPDQAGNYNFNFETGDGISRQEQGAPQGPAGAVAAQGGWSFTFPDGTPGVFKFVADGAGYRVESPLLPTPPPLPAHAIAQIEKARQEDAAGNRYAAPSAPAPQYSALRPAAPSTSYGRR is encoded by the exons ATGTACACT AAGTTGGTGTTGTGTGTCGTAGTGGCGGTGGCGGCCGCGGCGCCCCAGGGGTACGGGCCACCTCCACCATCCTACGGCGCCCCCTCAGGTCCTGTTGTGCCCATCCTGAGGGACGATCGTCAGGGACCTGACCAGGCCGGCAATTACAACTTTAACTTCGAGACTGGTGACGGCATCAGTCGTCAGGAGCAGGGCGCCCCTCAGGGCCCAGCCGGCGCCGTGGCAGCTCAGGGAGGATGGTC GTTCACCTTCCCTGACGGCACCCCGGGAGTCTTCAAGTTCGTAGCTGACGGTGCAGGCTACCGCGTGGAGTCTCCCCTGCTGCCCACGCCCCCGCCTCTCCCAGCCCACGCCATCGCCCAGATCGAGAAGGCTCGTCAGGAGGACGCCGCCGGTAACCGGTACGCTGCGCCCTCAGCCCCGGCACCCCAGTACTCAGcgctccgccccgccgcccccaGCACCAGCTACGGCCGGCGATAG